A window of Salvia splendens isolate huo1 chromosome 8, SspV2, whole genome shotgun sequence genomic DNA:
ATTCATATATTTACTAAACTATACacgtaatatttaatttattgtggaattttacgttgatttctccataagggcatccacaatgggacgcccgttggcacgcccgatgcgtgccatcgtccgccccattgtgggtgcccgccatcgtccgcgctctACGCGCCGATGCATCGTCCACGGTtaaagcgcggacgatggcctatcgtccgcgccatcgtccgcgccattgtgggctcggcagacgatgggcgcggacgataggccatcgggcgccccattgcgggatcgggggacgatgggcgcggacgataccagcctttttttttttttttatttaaacctcatttctcattcatttgttcatacgaacatatcgCCTCTCTCGTTTCGCTCCTCTCTCTCGTTTCGCtcctctctcacatttctacctatctcacataccaaaatgaaccacgacgatgaCACCACTAGTTCTAGCTCACCAAAGTTGGACGTCGGACGTCCGCAGGcatattcgacgtcggacgtctgtccgacgcgaccacgcggCAGCTCGCCAACGTTGTGAGAGGGCCGGCTCGTCTTTGGTTCAAGGAAATCATTGCTgacgtcatgtatgcgtgcattatcatgcacaacatgatagtcgagcatgaaggtgggagcatcaccgagtgGAATGATGATGACGGCGCATCTAGCTtgtccagcacggcgaccgagccccccgctagaggattgTCGTCGGGCTTCGACGAGGATCtagctagacaggcctcaatgggcaaccaacaagaccatgcacaactcatgaacgacatgattgaagaagtgtgggcccgtaaccgccattgttgagtttgcgtattttttttaattcgtattgtaatgtattaatttttatatatgaaatgaaaatttttcccaattttttgttattttaatattcaaataaaataaaatgcataggACGCGCCTTAGAGCACCCCATTGCAGGTGgaggggtaggaggataaaattgCTGACGtggcgcaccttagggcgccccattgtggatgccctaattgAGTTGCTCTTGGCTTCACAACCTGTTCTATGGAATATAttcttaaaatttgatattttcatctcaaattatACTTCTAGGCATTATCTTTTTTAGTAATTATCAAGAGTATCCACCGGCAGACCCAATGACTATTCCCCGCGCTGATTTGTAGGTACCTCAATGGGTGGGATAGCTGGCCCAAGGATTTAAAGCTGTTTTATACCTAAAGGATACTTATAGGCATTATTTGTTGGTTACGAAGTATGATTTATAGGATTATAATGTTTGGGATAATAATTGGAGTTTAAGATTCATAGGAATCTGCTTGTTAAGAATTCgctaaaatttttatttaattaaaacaatctattaaattaatactagtattattattaaCCTAACGAGCAAATAAAATCTGATTGAAACTTAagcaaataacaaaaaaaaagaacaatgCTGTGAAATTAAAATCCTACGAAAATCTGTGTTCAACAATGTTAAGAGAAACGGTTCTTTTACAATCATAAATTAGGGAAAAAGAATTCCTAAGTTtagaaaaagaaatattttatactactattctCTCCGTAAcataaaaatagtttttttttgttcatcCAACCAAATTagtttcattatatttttagtaaaaaaaatattttacaagGTGGACGTCTATCTCCAttaaaaatatctcaatcactttttctttctacatatctcatactttaccaattttacattaaaattcgtatcgtcctcaaattttctattttttgagaTGGAGTGAGTATTGCAGAATCATACTACTCTTTCCGTTCTACACAattagagacatttcttttcggcacggtgattaagaaaaaaaatgtgtatgtattaattaaaaaaataataaagtaggagaaaagaaaatgtacagataataaagtaagagaggggaagaagtaagagtgagaaaatgtgttatagtactttttactaaaaaaaaaaagaaaaaagaaatgactctacCAGGAATGCCcaaatagaaaaataactctactatggaacgaataaatattatttttctatttcctcctaatagaaatttaaaaatttgatcTGATTACTTCCAAGAGTCGAAGACCACCATTTAGTAAACTAGTTttaacacccgtgctatgcacggtccatgcaatttttaaataatgaatacaatttttaaataattaaaaagaacaaaaatttATCATTATACGAACTTTATAAATAAAGAAAGGTTTCCAAATCGAAACAAAATagactaatactccctccgtctcatgttacttgcactgttgTTTTTCGCCTCATCACAAAATACTTACACTATTTCTAGTtgaagttagaattaatgtattcaattaatatgttagattaagtaAAAGAGgtcctttattaagtgatgtctagTTACACTTCAAATTCTActttaattatactaaaaaatcaatcccaaatttaatgaaaagtgcaagtaacatgagacCGATGGAGTACATTTATAATTTGTGAAAAGCAATAAACATTACTCAAACAACTTCCAAATAATAAATACTAGTTCATAAAGTTTCGAAGACCAGTACATTTTAATAAGTCTATAGAGAAAACATGGAAGCAAACTATGAACAAAATATTCATAAGTTCTAAAACACTTATTTGTAAACATCATTAACAGTGAAATCATCATTGCtatctatttcatttttacaaACTAAATATTCAAACCTTTCACAATTTATGACTTGATACAAGATATATAGTTGTCCATAACTAAAGACATAGTTTTCTAAAACAAAACATTTCAACATGAGAAACTGATTGAATTATGTTCATCAAACATAACTTAACATATTCACACTAATTAGCTGCACAAAAAGAAATTATAATTAGTGGGATCGaagcaaacaaaataaattaatttgtgtttttttttcaaagcaTAAACAATTTggataatttaataaaatattattaacagttaatatttaataacaattaacaaattaattaacCTAAGGATGAACTAAAATAACattcaatatataaaaaaaaactcaaaaagtTTGGGCCCAAAACAACTTAATAGACCTTCCcccaaaaaaacataattataaaGCAGATAATAAACTAAAACGTATGGCCCAAACAACTTTACAATTATTAAAGCCCAAACATATTAGCCCAATTATACTtcaatttaattacgtaaactTAAATTAGTGATGATAATAATGACTCGACGTTTCACAGCTACAGAAATTTCACAATCGACATAAGAAATACTAGTACAATGGACAAAAATAAGAACAAACACGTGGTGAGGTCTCTCTATCAGTAACAGTTAGCacaacaaattatttttcaaagaaagaaaataaaacacaGATACACGCACACAATCTGGTAGGGGTATTTTATACTAGACTAGactaaaagcaaaaaaaaaaaaaaggattacAACAAAACATGAGGAAATTTGTTGCGATCAAAGGCACTTTCTATACATGGTGTGTGCTAACAACTTAAGGCAAGATAATTTACATCCGTTTGATCTCTCAGCCGTCATATGCTCCTTCTACACCTCCGACACCTTTTCTTTGCTCGGACGATACAGGCAGACTTGCAGTAGACCCATTAACCTGCTCACGTCACACAGCATACCCGTATACAACCACACTTAGCTGGTGTTAAGTATCATACAACGTTCACATGCAGAGGAGGCTTACCACACTGGGCGACTTGAAACTAAATGAGCCGTCGGCAGGAGTAGTGGTTGATGAATCTGCAGGCCTGTGAAAGAGTAAGTGTGCTACGGAGCGATCTATAGGGTTCGTATCTGTTTCTACATCCATGTAACTGGTGCACCTACAAGAAAGCAGGGTATATAAGTCAGTACAAACTGAACAGGAGCAGTTGTAACAACAGAAACTGGGAAACGAGTCATCTACCTATTTGTTCCTTCAGCCTCAGATGCTCCACCAGCATCTCGTTCATCTCCAAAGCTATCACTGAGGTTTGGATTCCTTCGTCTTTGTTCAGCACTCTGAGCCAAACGGTACAAACTGTCCTTTATGCATAACTTTGTCCTCAAGTCCATCTAAAGTAGAGAGATAGGAGTTTAGTTTTAATAGATATGCTTGTTTCATATTCATCACCTTCGAAACATTTGTTTCTCACAATAAGAGATAAGGAGGAACTAAGTAAGTACCTGTTTTATAACAAGTTGGAGCTGGCGAAAACTAGCTGCTTCCAGTGAAATATCATCCAAATCTGGAACAATTGTTGAGCTTTCTTGCATATGCGAGGAACCCATTTCTGTTGCAGTAACCGAGCTATCTCCTTGGAGATCACAGTTATTCTCATATTTCCCTACTAAGCCAGGATCAGAGATGGCCACACTTCCATTTCTGAGGCTGGCAAGTTCCACAGGCAGATTACCTTGACAACTTTCTAGTTTCTCTCTTAGTCCACATTCTACTAAAGCAGGCTCCTTAAAAGGAGGGCCAGGAAAACCACCCATATATTGCAATTGGCCCGATGCTAGGTGGGATTCCCTTGAAGAAATGGATGCCAAGTCACTGATCTCAGATTTGACCATCGATTGCTCCAGATTTACAGAAGATGGATCAGACACATGACTGTCCTTTATATGGATGCTAGAGATTGGATTCTCTAAACAGCTACCAGGATCAGAAGCCAGAGTTTGCGACTGTTGATGCATGTGAATCAAAGCCTCGTCTGAAGTCAAGCCAGAATAGGGCTTCATGATTTCTTTTTGCAGATCACTGATCTGAGGAAGACCATTTTCAAGGTAATGCACTTTACTCTCAGATTGACTCTGGAGCTTGATCTGTTTTTTGTGCTCACTGGTCTGAAAAGAAAACCACAAAATTATAAGGTCATACTGGTgtacaataggacatgcataaaCAGAGTTAATGActcaaaaaaatgcataatccCATACTCTTCCAGACCGCAGCCAAAGTATTTGGATTATCATGTTATACCAATATCACTATCATGTGCAAAATTTGAGTGAAAATTGCCAATGGCAACTTACCACTGCATGATTGCCTGCTCTGGAATGGATACTGGTTGAAATTCTGGGCTGTGTATTAGCATTGGATCCTTTTCCCTGCAAGATATCACATCAGTGGCGTGTTTAAGGTCACTACATAACTGTTGAGCAAATCAGAAGGGACCTGAAGCATGGTTCAGATAACATATATGCATATAGATACCTGCTCCAGAGGGACAAACCCATCTTTGCTATCCTCAGTATCAGGCCCAGTCAAAAAAGACGTATAAGAATCAGAATTTTCTGTGTTCCAAGAACAGTCCTTGTATCTAATGGATGTATCTGTCTTGGGAAAATTATTTGGGGAGTTCCCGTTTGAGAAGTCACGATTCTCTGAAATAGTTTTCACCTTGCTTGGATCAGAAAATGGGAACTCAGCATCTGACTTTAGAGCATCCCCAGGCCCGCCTATATAAACGGCTGATGATAACCAACTCAACTCATCTTCTTTACACACCCCAAGGCCCAACGTTGAATCGCATCTGAAATGTCATGTGAATAAGTGAAAAGAATATGAAAACAATGAAATATGTCCGAAGAAACGGATCATGGTTACC
This region includes:
- the LOC121745011 gene encoding protein LNK1-like isoform X2, whose protein sequence is MSDLFTHDCLDIAWDDFFLDDDRTVPHHRSKRPTDHITLGENNKRCRCEVANVSNKTGGSATNYVDHRMEKCEVSPLNGTMLEKNSWSPSGPFISGSDNELHKEASSLACDSTTPLTHGLKSNNSDLNSSELLKHDVILNESISLVDDSPFSFPIGDVNHTGNDHSFFEHAQNKDSSDLLYGGWSEIENFDDIDRIFRCDSTLGLGVCKEDELSWLSSAVYIGGPGDALKSDAEFPFSDPSKVKTISENRDFSNGNSPNNFPKTDTSIRYKDCSWNTENSDSYTSFLTGPDTEDSKDGFVPLEQGKGSNANTQPRISTSIHSRAGNHAVTSEHKKQIKLQSQSESKVHYLENGLPQISDLQKEIMKPYSGLTSDEALIHMHQQSQTLASDPGSCLENPISSIHIKDSHVSDPSSVNLEQSMVKSEISDLASISSRESHLASGQLQYMGGFPGPPFKEPALVECGLREKLESCQGNLPVELASLRNGSVAISDPGLVGKYENNCDLQGDSSVTATEMGSSHMQESSTIVPDLDDISLEAASFRQLQLVIKQMDLRTKLCIKDSLYRLAQSAEQRRRNPNLSDSFGDERDAGGASEAEGTNRCTSYMDVETDTNPIDRSVAHLLFHRPADSSTTTPADGSFSFKSPSVVNGSTASLPVSSEQRKGVGGVEGAYDG
- the LOC121745011 gene encoding protein LNK1-like isoform X3; the encoded protein is MEKCEVSPLNGTMLEKNSWSPSGPFISGSDNELHKEASSLACDSTTPLTHGLKSNNSDLNSSELLKHDVILNESISLVDDSPFSFPIGDVNHTGNDHSFFEHAQNKDSSDLLYGGWSEIENFDDIDRIFRCDSTLGLGVCKEDELSWLSSAVYIGGPGDALKSDAEFPFSDPSKVKTISENRDFSNGNSPNNFPKTDTSIRYKDCSWNTENSDSYTSFLTGPDTEDSKDGFVPLEQGKGSNANTQPRISTSIHSRAGNHAVTSEHKKQIKLQSQSESKVHYLENGLPQISDLQKEIMKPYSGLTSDEALIHMHQQSQTLASDPGSCLENPISSIHIKDSHVSDPSSVNLEQSMVKSEISDLASISSRESHLASGQLQYMGGFPGPPFKEPALVECGLREKLESCQGNLPVELASLRNGSVAISDPGLVGKYENNCDLQGDSSVTATEMGSSHMQESSTIVPDLDDISLEAASFRQLQLVIKQMDLRTKLCIKDSLYRLAQSAEQRRRNPNLSDSFGDERDAGGASEAEGTNRCTSYMDVETDTNPIDRSVAHLLFHRPADSSTTTPADGSFSFKSPSVVNGSTASLPVSSEQRKGVGGVEGAYDG
- the LOC121745011 gene encoding protein LNK1-like isoform X1, which produces MEGKGRFGTKYEENNVRSDCRLRIQGMSDLFTHDCLDIAWDDFFLDDDRTVPHHRSKRPTDHITLGENNKRCRCEVANVSNKTGGSATNYVDHRMEKCEVSPLNGTMLEKNSWSPSGPFISGSDNELHKEASSLACDSTTPLTHGLKSNNSDLNSSELLKHDVILNESISLVDDSPFSFPIGDVNHTGNDHSFFEHAQNKDSSDLLYGGWSEIENFDDIDRIFRCDSTLGLGVCKEDELSWLSSAVYIGGPGDALKSDAEFPFSDPSKVKTISENRDFSNGNSPNNFPKTDTSIRYKDCSWNTENSDSYTSFLTGPDTEDSKDGFVPLEQGKGSNANTQPRISTSIHSRAGNHAVTSEHKKQIKLQSQSESKVHYLENGLPQISDLQKEIMKPYSGLTSDEALIHMHQQSQTLASDPGSCLENPISSIHIKDSHVSDPSSVNLEQSMVKSEISDLASISSRESHLASGQLQYMGGFPGPPFKEPALVECGLREKLESCQGNLPVELASLRNGSVAISDPGLVGKYENNCDLQGDSSVTATEMGSSHMQESSTIVPDLDDISLEAASFRQLQLVIKQMDLRTKLCIKDSLYRLAQSAEQRRRNPNLSDSFGDERDAGGASEAEGTNRCTSYMDVETDTNPIDRSVAHLLFHRPADSSTTTPADGSFSFKSPSVVNGSTASLPVSSEQRKGVGGVEGAYDG